The genomic stretch GCGTGAGGGCGGATTCCCGTGGGCGCAACCCGTTCGATCGGGTCCAGGGCGAAGCCCGGCGGCGGGGCTGCCGTGGGCGCAACCCGTTCGATCGGGGCCAGGGCGAAGCGTGGGGGCGGGGCTGCCGTGGGCGCAATCCGTTCGATCGGGGCCAGGGCGAAGCGTGGGGGCGGGGCTGCCGTGGGCGCAACCCGTTCGATCGGGGCCAGGGCGAAGCCCGGCGGGGGTCCGGGGGCGGAGCCCCACGGCGTGGGGTCTGGGGCTCGGGCCCCAGAAGAAACGCACGATCCCCCTGGTCCGCGCTCTTCAGCGGACAGGGGGATCCCGGAATCGTGCCCCCGGCAGGATTCGAACCTGCGCTTTCGCCTCCGGAGGGCGACGCTCTATCCCCTGAGCTACGGGGGCTCAAGTACGGACGAGCCTAGCAGGTGTGCCGGGAAGGTCGACAACTGGGTTCCGGCGGGCCGCGGCACAGGAAAGCCCCAAACCACAGCGGTTCGGGGCTCTCCGGTGGAACTCAGCCGGCTTGGACTTTTTTGAGCAGGTCGTCGATCAGGCCCAGCTCGCTCTGCTGGGAGTTGACCATGCTCTGGGCGATCCAGTCGATGTCCTTGTTGTCGGACAGTTTGACGGCTTCCTGGGCCATGTGGATGCCGCCCAGGTGGTGCTGGCGCATCAGGGTCAGGAACTCGGTGTTGAGTTCTTTGCCGCTGGCGCCGCGCAGCTTGGTGAGTTGTTCGGGGGTGGCCATGCCGGGCATGAGGCCGTTGACGATCGAGCCGGCGGAGTTGGGCATCCACTCCATCGGCTGGCGGGTGCTGCTCGGGCTGAGGCCCCAGTCGCGCAGCCAGGCCTGCATGTAGCCGATCTGGCCGTGCTGGGTGAGCGCGATGTCGTTGGCCACGTAGACGATCTCGGGGTCGTCCGAGCGCTGGTGGGCGATCATCGACATTTCCACCGCCTGGGCGTGGTGGGTCGACATGTCGCGTAGGAAGCCGGCTTCGACCGAGTCGTCACCCGGCTTGGTGAAATGCGGGATCGACAGGCCGATGCCGATGCCGAGGGCCACGCCGAGGACGAGGGCCAGCACAGCCCAGACGGGGCCGCGGGGGCGCCGGGCCGGGTCGTGCGGCGCGGCGGCGTCGGCCGCCGCGCCGGGATCTGTCGAGACAGTCATCACTTGTTCATGACCGCGCCGTTGCCCGTGCCCTGCACGGGGCCGGTCGTCGTGTTGCCGCCGGAGCAGGACACGCCGGGCTCGAGGGCGGAGACGGACCGGGTGTCCTTGATGAACTCGTCGATCTTCGGGTCGTTGACGTCGTCGGTCTTGAGCTGGAAGCCCCAGACCTGCACGGAGACGTTCTTGTCGAGGCCGGCGTACGGCGACATGAACATGTAGTCCTTGCCCTCGACCTTGGTCTTGAGCACGTTGACCTGGTCGGCCGCCAGACCCTGTTTGTAGGTGATCCAGACGGCGCCGTGCTCGAGGCTGTGCACCGCGTGCTCGTTGGCGATCGGCGCGTCGTACACGTCGCCGGTGCAGTTCTGCGGGGTCGAGTTGTGCGCGCCGCCGACCGGCGGGCTCGTCACGTACTGCAGGGCGCCCTGCTTGTGGGAGGTGTCGTTGATCGCCGCGTTGTTCTGCTCGCGGTAGTTGACCACGCCGGCGATCTCGGAGACCTTGTCCTGCCAGTCACGGGAGCCCTGCACGGCCGCGTAGACGCCGTAGCCGATGATGCCGGCGGCGATCAGGACGACCACGCCGGCCACGGCGATGGGGCCCCAGTTGCGGCTGCCCGCGACCTTGACCGGGGTGACCGGCTTGCGGCCCTTGCCGCCGCCCTTGCCGGCGGGGCCTTTGCTGCCGGGCTTCTTGCCGGAGGGGGCGCCGGCCGGCGGCTTACCCTGACCGGAGGTCTTGGTGACCTTGACGGAGGACGGGACCCGCTCGGGACCCGGCGTGCTCATGCTCATCGTGCCTCGTCGATTCTTTGTGAGAGAGAGGGCGGGGCTCGGGTGGCCGCCGAGCGACGAAGTCTACCCCCGATAGCATGGCTGGGTGACTCCCGCCAAGCTTGCTGCCACCGTTCTCTCAGCCGCTCGTAG from Paractinoplanes brasiliensis encodes the following:
- a CDS encoding DUF305 domain-containing protein, with the translated sequence MTVSTDPGAAADAAAPHDPARRPRGPVWAVLALVLGVALGIGIGLSIPHFTKPGDDSVEAGFLRDMSTHHAQAVEMSMIAHQRSDDPEIVYVANDIALTQHGQIGYMQAWLRDWGLSPSSTRQPMEWMPNSAGSIVNGLMPGMATPEQLTKLRGASGKELNTEFLTLMRQHHLGGIHMAQEAVKLSDNKDIDWIAQSMVNSQQSELGLIDDLLKKVQAG
- a CDS encoding DUF3105 domain-containing protein yields the protein MSMSTPGPERVPSSVKVTKTSGQGKPPAGAPSGKKPGSKGPAGKGGGKGRKPVTPVKVAGSRNWGPIAVAGVVVLIAAGIIGYGVYAAVQGSRDWQDKVSEIAGVVNYREQNNAAINDTSHKQGALQYVTSPPVGGAHNSTPQNCTGDVYDAPIANEHAVHSLEHGAVWITYKQGLAADQVNVLKTKVEGKDYMFMSPYAGLDKNVSVQVWGFQLKTDDVNDPKIDEFIKDTRSVSALEPGVSCSGGNTTTGPVQGTGNGAVMNK